The following proteins are co-located in the Hevea brasiliensis isolate MT/VB/25A 57/8 chromosome 11, ASM3005281v1, whole genome shotgun sequence genome:
- the LOC110668964 gene encoding U-box domain-containing protein 12: MAKCHRNNIGSLILDHSSATNASAGGHFRFSTAFSPAAFRRKIFDAVSCGGSSRYRHHDDDFSSTTTTTTTTTTTTIASIMAMSGNNNASVKKTGRARNGKSEKLSDLLSIAEVETEIETKKKVEALEELKRVVKELQVESETKRKEAACRVRLLSKEDSGMRVTLAMLGAIPPLVGMLDVEDVESQIASLYALLNLGIGNDVNKAAIVKAGAVHKMLKIIESPSPPNPSLSEAIVANFLGLSALDPNKPIIGSSGAIPFLVNALKDFGHKSSHQAKQDALRALYNLSISSSNVSFIIETNLISFLMNMLGDMEVSERILSILSNAASTPDGRRAISIVPDAFPILIDVLNWTDSPGCQEKASYILMVMAHKAYGDRQAMIEAGIVSSLLELTLLGSTLAQKRASRILEILRVDKGKQVSENYGGNLGSAVSAPICGSSSSSTNPNGASKECLEETEDMMSEEKKAVKQLVQQSLQNNMRRIVKRANLPQDFVPSEHFKSLTSSSTSKSLPF, encoded by the exons ATGGCCAAATGTCACCGAAATAACATCGGATCCTTAATCCTTGATCACTCCTCCGCCACCAATGCGTCCGCTGGCGGCCATTTCAGATTTTCCACTGCCTTCTCCCCTGCTGCATTCCGCCGTAAAATTTTTGACGCTGTTAGCTGTGGTGGCAGCTCCCGCTATCGCCACCATGATGACGACTTTTCCTCCACCACGacaacaacaaccaccaccaccaccactaccattGCAAGTATCATGGCGATGTCAGGTAACAATAATGCCAGTGTGAAAAAGACAGGGAGAGCGAGAAATGGAAAGTCGGAGAAGTTATCGGATCTGTTGAGTATTGCAGAAGTGGAGACTGAAATCGAGACGAAGAAGAAAGTCGAGGCATTGGAAGAGCTGAAACGAGTAGTGAAGGAATTGCAGGTTGAGAGTGAAACGAAGAGAAAAGAAGCAGCTTGCCGTGTAAGGTTGCTTTCTAAGGAAGACTCGGGAATGAGAGTCACTCTCGCTATGTTAGGAGCCATTCCTCCTCTAGTTGGAATGCTTGATGTGGAAGATGTGGAGTCTCAGATCGCTTCTCTCTATGCCTTGCTCAATCTTGGGATAGGAAATGATGT GAACAAAGCTGCAATTGTTAAAGCAGGGGCCGTTCACAAAATGCTGAAGATCATAGAATCTCCAAGTCCTCCTAACCCATCTCTATCTGAAGCAATAGTGGCAAATTTTCTAGGCTTGAGTGCATTGGACCCAAATAAGCCCATTATAGGTTCTTCAGGTGCAATCCCTTTCTTGGTAAATGCTCTTAAGGATTTTGGCCATAAAAGTAGCCACCAAGCGAAACAAGATGCTCTTAGAGCTCTGTACAACCTTTCAATATCCTCATCCAATGTTTCATTTATTATAGAAACAAATTTGATCTCTTTTCTGATGAATATGCTGGGAGACATGGAAGTAAGTGAAAGAATTCTTTCGATTTTGAGCAATGCAGCTTCCACTCCTGATGGTAGAAGGGCCATTAGTATTGTACCAGATGCTTTCCCAATTTTGATAGATGTTTTGAATTGGACTGACTCGCCAGGATGCCAAGAGAAAGCATCTTATATATTGATGGTGATGGCGCACAAAGCCTACGGGGATCGACAGGCCATGATTGAGGCAGGAATTGTATCATCATTGCTCGAGTTAACACTTTTGGGTAGCACATTAGCACAGAAAAGGGCTTCGAGAATCCTAGAAATTCTAAGAGTGGACAAGGGGAAGCAAGTTTCAGAGAATTATGGTGGGAATTTGGGTTCAGCAGTGTCTGCTCCTATTTGTGGGTCTTCATCATCTTCCACAAACCCAAATGGGGCTTCGAAAGAGTGTTTGGAGGAGACTGAAGATATGATGAGCGAGGAAAAGAAAGCGGTGAAACAATTAGTCCAACAGAGTTTGCAGAATAATATGAGGAGAATTGTCAAGAGGGCCAATTTGCCTCAAGATTTTGTACCATCGGAGCATTTTAAGTCCCTCACATCAAGTTCAACCTCCAAGAGTTTACCGTTCTGA
- the LOC110668975 gene encoding probable CCR4-associated factor 1 homolog 7 has protein sequence MSIVPKGDSIQIREVWNDNLEEEFALIREIVDRFNYVAMDTEFPGVVLRPVGNFKNINDYNYQTLKDNVDMLKLIQLGLTFSDENGNLPTCGTDNFCIWQFNFREFNISEDIFASDSIELLRQCGIDFKKNNEKGIDVNRFGELLMSSGIVLNDGVHWVTFHSGYDFGYLLKLLTCRSLPDTQAGFFDLINVYFPIVYDIKHLMKFCNSLHGGLNKLAELLEVERVGVCHQAGSDSLLTSCTFRKLRDNFFSGSTEKYAGVLYGLGVENGQNTN, from the coding sequence ATGTCAATTGTACCTAAAGGCGACTCCATTCAAATCCGAGAGGTGTGGAATGATAATCTTGAGGAGGAATTCGCTTTGATTCGCGAAATTGTCGATCGATTCAATTATGTAGCTATGGATACTGAATTCCCAGGCGTGGTTTTACGTCCTGTGGGGAATTTTAAGAACATCAACGATTATAACTATCAAACTTTGAAAGATAACGTTGATATGTTGAAATTGATCCAATTGGGTCTTACGTTCTCTGACGAGAACGGGAATTTGCCAACTTGTGGGACCGACAACTTCTGCATTTGGCAGTTTAATTTCCGTGAGTTCAATATCAGTGAGGACATCTTTGCTAGTGATTCTATTGAGCTGTTGCGCCAATGCGGAATTGATTTTAAGAAGAATAATGAGAAGGGTATTGATGTAAACCGGTTTGGTGAGCTTCTGATGTCGTCAGGAATTGTTTTGAATGACGGCGTGCATTGGGTTACATTTCATAGCGGGTATGATTTTGGGTACTTGCTTAAGCTTTTGACTTGCAGGAGTTTGCCTGATACACAAGCTGGATTCTTCGACTTGATCAATGTTTACTTTCCCATTGTGTATGATATCAAGCATTTAATGAAGTTTTGCAATAGCCTTCATGGTGGGTTGAACAAGCTTGCAGAGTTGTTGGAGGTGGAAAGAGTTGGTGTCTGCCATCAAGCAGGCTCTGATAGCTTGCTCACGTCTTGCACATTTAGGAAATTGAGAGACAACTTTTTCAGCGGCTCCACAGAGAAGTACGCAGGTGTTTTGTACGGTCTTGGTGTCGAGAATGGACAAAATACTAATTGA
- the LOC110668965 gene encoding stromal cell-derived factor 2-like protein, whose protein sequence is MALAFFGLSIFLFLNLDLEQGSFSSAFASFSSSSSSSSSSSSSEGLEITYGTVLKLMHERTKFRLHSHEVPYGSGSGQQSVTGFPNVDDSNSYWIVRPQPGTDAKQGDAIKTGTIIRLQHMRTRKWLHSHLHSSPISGNLEVSCFGGETDSDTGDYWRLLIEGSGKTWKQDQRIRLQHVDTGGYLHSHDKKYQRIAGGQQEVCGIREKRADNVWLAAEGVYLPVNQS, encoded by the exons ATGGCTCTTGCCTTTTTTGGTCTCTCAATCTTCCTCTTCCTCAACCTTGATCTTGAACAGGGCTCCTTTTCCTCCGCCTTCGCCTCCTTCTCCTCGTCGTCGTCGTCGTCGTCGTCCTCCTCCTCCTCTGAAGGCCTTGAG atCACCTATGGAACGGTTCTCAAGCTGATGCATGAGAGGACAAAATTTCGGCTTCATTCCCACGAAGTGCCATATGGCTCTGGCAGTGGGCAGCAATCTGTTACAGGATTTCCTAATGTTGATGATTCTAATAGTTATTGG ATTGTTAGGCCTCAACCAGGCACAGATGCCAAACAAGGTGATGCCATCAAAACTGGGACAATCATACGCCTGCAACACATGAGGACTAGAAAATGGCTGCACAGTCATTTGCATTCATCACCAATATCAGGCAACCTAGAG GTTAGCTGCTTTGGAGGAGAGACTGATTCTGACACTGGGGATTACTGGAG GCTGCTGATTGAAGGAAGTGGGAAGACTTGGAAGCAAGATCAAAGGATTCGGCTGCAACATGTTGACACTGGAGGCTACCTGCACAGTCATGACAAGAAATACCAACGAATTGCTGGGGGGCAGCAAGAG GTTTGTGGTATCCGTGAAAAGCGTGCTGATAATGTTTGGCTGGCAGCAGAAGGCGTGTACCTCCCTGTTAACCAGAGCTAG